A genomic stretch from Sinorhizobium terangae includes:
- the argF gene encoding ornithine carbamoyltransferase: protein MTGTRHFLDISAMAAADLRTIIDDARVRKTATKDGTAGRPLAGKMLAMIFEKPSTRTRVSFDVGMRQLGGETLFLSGTEMQLGRAETIGDTAKVLSRYVDAIMIRTTDHRRLLELAEHATVPVINGLTDDTHPCQIMADIMTFEEHRGPVKGKTIAWTGDGNNVLHSLIEGSARFGYRMNMAVPLGSEPQDKFLNWARNNGGEILLCHEAEQAVTDANCVVTDTWVSMNQEHRARGHNVFQPYQVNGALMKHAAPDALFMHCLPAHRGEEVTDEVIDGPQSVVFDEAENRLHAQKSILAWCMGVV from the coding sequence ATGACAGGTACCAGACATTTTCTCGACATCTCGGCGATGGCGGCCGCCGACTTGAGGACGATCATTGACGACGCCCGCGTTCGCAAGACGGCGACGAAGGATGGCACCGCCGGACGTCCGCTTGCCGGCAAGATGCTCGCGATGATTTTCGAAAAGCCCTCCACCCGCACGCGCGTCTCCTTTGACGTAGGCATGCGCCAACTCGGTGGCGAGACGCTGTTTCTCTCCGGAACGGAAATGCAGCTCGGCCGGGCCGAGACGATCGGCGATACCGCCAAGGTACTTTCGCGCTATGTGGACGCGATCATGATCCGCACGACCGACCATCGGCGGCTGCTGGAGCTCGCCGAACACGCTACGGTGCCGGTCATCAACGGCCTGACCGACGATACGCATCCCTGCCAGATCATGGCCGACATCATGACCTTCGAGGAGCATCGAGGACCGGTCAAGGGCAAGACGATCGCCTGGACGGGCGACGGCAACAACGTCCTTCATTCGCTGATCGAAGGCTCCGCGCGCTTCGGATATCGCATGAACATGGCGGTGCCGCTCGGGTCCGAACCACAGGACAAATTCCTCAACTGGGCACGCAACAATGGCGGCGAGATCCTGCTTTGCCATGAGGCCGAGCAGGCCGTCACCGACGCCAATTGCGTCGTCACCGACACGTGGGTATCGATGAACCAGGAGCACCGTGCACGCGGGCACAATGTTTTCCAGCCGTATCAGGTCAACGGGGCCCTGATGAAGCATGCTGCGCCGGATGCATTGTTCATGCACTGCCTGCCGGCGCACCGCGGCGAAGAGGTGACGGATGAGGTCATTGATGGCCCGCAATCGGTCGTTTTCGACGAGGCGGAAAACCGGCTGCATGCGCAAAAATCGATCCTCGCCTGGTGCATGGGCGTCGTCTGA
- a CDS encoding Hsp33 family molecular chaperone, translated as MTETARGLGEFDFAGDDHVVPFHVEGLDVRGRAVQLGPMLDAILERHNYPLPVARLVAETVVLTVLLGTSLKFEGKLIVQTQGDGPVDLVVADFSTPDRVRAYARYSQEALAAAEQDGRTEPHELLGKGVLAFTIDQGAHMQRYQGIVELDGATLEDIAGAYFRQSEQIPTKVRLGVAELLDRDEDGKPRHRWRAGGMVAQFLPDAPERMRQPDLPGGDGDEGEAIHLFEEDDLWSEAKVMVETIDTDELTDPTVGTERLLYRLFHERGVRVYQPQAVFDRCSCSREKIRGVLAGLDRDDIENSIEDGVINVTCEFCSTTYRFEASEVRSQ; from the coding sequence ATGACAGAAACAGCACGGGGGCTTGGCGAGTTCGATTTTGCCGGTGACGACCATGTCGTGCCTTTCCACGTCGAGGGGCTCGATGTGCGCGGACGCGCCGTGCAACTCGGACCGATGCTCGATGCCATCCTGGAGCGGCACAATTATCCGCTGCCGGTGGCTCGTCTGGTCGCTGAAACAGTGGTGCTGACGGTACTGCTTGGCACTTCGCTGAAGTTCGAGGGCAAGCTGATCGTTCAGACCCAGGGTGATGGTCCGGTCGATCTTGTCGTCGCCGATTTTTCCACCCCGGACCGAGTCCGCGCCTATGCTCGTTACAGCCAGGAAGCTCTGGCTGCAGCCGAGCAGGATGGACGCACAGAGCCTCATGAGCTCCTTGGCAAGGGTGTCCTTGCCTTCACCATTGACCAGGGCGCTCATATGCAGCGCTACCAGGGCATTGTCGAACTCGACGGTGCAACGCTTGAGGACATCGCTGGCGCCTATTTCCGTCAGTCGGAGCAGATTCCGACCAAGGTGCGCCTTGGTGTCGCCGAGCTTCTCGATCGCGACGAGGACGGAAAGCCGCGGCACCGCTGGCGCGCCGGCGGTATGGTTGCCCAGTTCCTGCCGGACGCACCTGAACGCATGCGCCAGCCGGACCTTCCGGGTGGCGATGGCGATGAGGGGGAGGCCATCCATCTCTTCGAGGAGGACGATCTCTGGTCCGAAGCCAAGGTGATGGTCGAAACGATCGATACCGACGAGCTGACCGACCCGACCGTCGGGACGGAAAGACTGCTCTATCGCCTGTTCCACGAGCGCGGGGTCCGCGTCTATCAGCCGCAAGCGGTCTTTGATCGCTGCAGCTGCTCGCGCGAGAAGATCCGAGGAGTATTGGCCGGGCTCGACCGCGACGATATCGAGAACAGCATCGAGGACGGCGTGATCAATGTGACGTGCGAGTTCTGCTCCACCACCTATCGCTTCGAGGCGAGCGAAGTGCGCTCCCAGTGA
- the apaG gene encoding Co2+/Mg2+ efflux protein ApaG, producing the protein MYRALTRDIEVTVEPYYLEEQSDPDDSRYVWGYRIVISNHSDITVRLMTRYWHITDENGQVDEVSGPGVIGEQPLLNPGDTYEYSSGCPLDTPSGVMFGHYSMEAEDGETFNVAIPAFSLDSPGLVRTLN; encoded by the coding sequence ATGTATCGTGCCCTGACTCGCGACATCGAGGTCACCGTCGAACCGTACTATCTGGAAGAACAGTCGGATCCGGACGATAGCCGCTATGTTTGGGGCTATCGCATCGTGATATCAAACCATTCAGACATCACCGTTCGCCTGATGACCCGTTACTGGCACATTACCGACGAGAACGGCCAGGTGGACGAAGTGAGTGGCCCCGGCGTGATCGGCGAGCAGCCTCTGCTCAATCCCGGCGACACTTACGAATATTCCTCCGGTTGCCCGCTGGATACCCCCTCGGGCGTCATGTTCGGCCACTACAGCATGGAGGCCGAAGACGGGGAGACCTTCAACGTGGCGATCCCCGCCTTCTCGCTCGATTCACCCGGGCTTGTCCGCACCCTGAACTGA
- a CDS encoding CDP-alcohol phosphatidyltransferase family protein — MLDGAVRRQLDPLLDRLGAALVKRGVKADTITFFGLGLGLAAAGLIAYRFYLAGAVMILLSRLCDGLDGAVARASHGTDFGGFLDIVLDFAFYGAIPLAFIVADPAANALAGAFLLFSFYVNGSSFLAYSIMAEKRAMTTSVRGAKSLYFTTGLAEATETIVVFLAFCLFPGWFPPLAAVFAVVCLYTAVSRIVLARLSFFDPQ, encoded by the coding sequence ATGCTCGACGGTGCGGTGCGCAGGCAGCTTGATCCGCTCCTTGACCGGCTCGGCGCCGCTCTGGTCAAGCGCGGCGTAAAGGCCGACACCATCACGTTTTTCGGTCTCGGTCTCGGACTGGCGGCCGCCGGTCTCATAGCATACCGGTTCTATCTCGCCGGAGCCGTCATGATCCTGCTCAGCCGTCTGTGCGACGGTCTCGACGGAGCCGTCGCACGCGCCAGCCACGGCACGGATTTCGGCGGATTTCTCGATATCGTCCTCGACTTCGCCTTCTATGGCGCAATCCCGCTCGCCTTCATCGTCGCGGATCCAGCTGCGAACGCCCTTGCCGGCGCATTTCTGCTTTTCTCCTTTTATGTCAACGGATCGAGCTTTCTCGCCTATTCCATCATGGCCGAGAAGCGCGCGATGACGACCAGCGTGCGCGGAGCAAAGTCGCTCTATTTCACGACAGGGCTCGCCGAAGCGACCGAGACCATCGTTGTTTTTCTGGCCTTCTGCCTGTTTCCCGGGTGGTTCCCGCCTCTCGCGGCAGTATTCGCGGTCGTCTGCCTTTACACGGCCGTATCGCGGATCGTTCTTGCCCGCCTCAGCTTCTTCGATCCGCAATAA
- a CDS encoding O-succinylhomoserine sulfhydrylase, which yields MSKTWRPATQLVHGGTLRSQYGETSEAIFLTQGFVYETSEAAEARFKGETDGFIYARYGSPTNDMFEKRMCMLEGAEDARATASGMAAVASAILCQVKAGDHIVAARALFGSCRWVVETLAPKYGVECTLVDGRDLANWEKAVRPNTKVFFLESPTNPTLEVIDIAGVAKLADQVGAKLVVDNVFATPLFQKPLELGAHVVVYSATKHIDGQGRCLGGVVLSSKEWIDENLHDYFRHTGPAMSPFNAWTLLKGVETLPLRVKQQTESARLIADFLAEQPQVGRVIYPGRKDHPQADIIAKQMSGGSTLVAFELKGGKEAAFALQNALEIIRISNNLGDSKSLITHPATTTHKNLTEEARAELGISSGTVRFSAGIEDSEDLIEDFARALRSVKA from the coding sequence ATGAGCAAGACCTGGCGCCCGGCAACCCAACTCGTCCACGGCGGAACCCTCCGTTCGCAGTACGGCGAGACCTCCGAAGCGATCTTTCTGACACAGGGTTTCGTCTACGAAACATCCGAAGCGGCCGAAGCCCGTTTCAAGGGCGAGACCGACGGCTTCATCTATGCGCGCTACGGCAGTCCGACCAACGACATGTTCGAAAAGCGCATGTGCATGCTCGAAGGGGCCGAAGACGCCCGCGCCACCGCCTCCGGCATGGCCGCCGTTGCCTCGGCGATCCTCTGCCAGGTGAAGGCCGGCGATCACATCGTCGCCGCCCGCGCGCTTTTCGGCTCGTGCCGCTGGGTCGTGGAAACGCTCGCGCCCAAATACGGCGTCGAATGCACGCTCGTCGATGGCCGCGATCTCGCAAACTGGGAGAAGGCGGTGCGCCCGAACACCAAGGTCTTCTTCTTGGAGAGCCCGACCAACCCGACGCTCGAAGTGATCGACATCGCCGGCGTCGCGAAACTCGCCGATCAGGTGGGCGCCAAGCTGGTCGTCGACAACGTTTTTGCAACTCCCCTCTTCCAGAAGCCGCTGGAGCTCGGCGCCCATGTGGTCGTCTACTCCGCCACCAAGCACATTGACGGCCAAGGCCGCTGCCTTGGCGGCGTCGTGCTTTCCAGCAAGGAATGGATCGACGAAAACCTGCACGATTATTTCCGCCATACGGGCCCGGCGATGTCGCCGTTCAATGCCTGGACATTGCTCAAGGGCGTCGAGACGCTTCCCTTGCGCGTGAAGCAGCAGACCGAAAGCGCCCGCCTGATCGCCGACTTTCTGGCCGAGCAGCCGCAGGTCGGCCGTGTCATCTATCCCGGCCGCAAGGACCATCCGCAGGCGGATATCATCGCCAAGCAGATGAGCGGCGGTTCGACGCTGGTGGCGTTCGAACTGAAGGGCGGCAAGGAGGCAGCCTTCGCGCTTCAGAACGCATTGGAAATCATCCGGATCTCCAACAATCTCGGCGACTCCAAGAGCCTGATCACCCATCCGGCGACAACAACTCACAAGAACCTTACGGAGGAAGCTCGCGCCGAACTCGGCATTTCCTCCGGCACCGTGCGCTTCTCCGCCGGCATCGAGGACAGTGAGGATCTCATCGAGGATTTCGCCCGCGCCTTGAGAAGCGTGAAGGCGTAA
- a CDS encoding 2'-deoxycytidine 5'-triphosphate deaminase produces the protein MARETGILADRAIAALFASGRLKSERPLDEDQIQPASLDLRLGAKAFRVRASFMPGPAHLVADKLDRLKLHVIDLTDGAVLETGCVYIVPLMESLALPENMSASANPKSSTGRLDIFTRVITDRAQEFDKIPAGYSGPLYLEISPRTFPIVVRRGSRLSQIRFRVGHAVLSEQELLALHESDVLVASERPNVTGGGIALSIDLKGTGPDGLIGYRGKHHTSVVDVDKKAEHPVFDFWEPLYSRGRDDLILDPDEFYILVSREAVHVPPLYAAEMTPFDPLVGEFRVHYAGFFDPGFGHASAGGSGSRAVLEVRSHEVPFILEHGQIVGRLVYEHMMERPEGLYGLDLGSNYQAQGLKLSKHFRAE, from the coding sequence ATGGCTCGCGAGACAGGGATTTTGGCCGACCGCGCGATTGCGGCGCTGTTTGCCTCGGGGCGCTTGAAAAGCGAGAGGCCGCTGGATGAGGACCAGATCCAGCCGGCAAGCCTTGATCTGCGCCTCGGCGCCAAGGCGTTTCGCGTTCGGGCGAGCTTCATGCCCGGCCCGGCCCACCTTGTCGCGGATAAGCTCGATCGCCTGAAATTGCATGTCATTGACCTCACCGACGGCGCGGTGCTGGAGACCGGTTGCGTCTATATCGTGCCACTGATGGAGAGCCTCGCACTACCGGAGAACATGTCGGCCTCCGCCAATCCGAAGAGCTCCACCGGCCGCCTCGATATCTTCACGCGCGTCATCACCGACAGGGCACAGGAATTCGACAAGATCCCCGCCGGCTACAGCGGCCCGCTCTATCTGGAGATCAGCCCGCGCACCTTTCCGATCGTCGTCAGGCGCGGCTCCCGCCTGTCGCAAATCCGCTTCCGTGTCGGGCATGCCGTGCTCTCTGAACAGGAGTTGCTGGCGCTGCACGAAAGCGATGTGCTCGTGGCGAGCGAGCGGCCCAACGTCACCGGCGGCGGCATTGCGCTCTCGATCGATCTCAAGGGCACTGGTCCGGACGGCCTCATCGGCTACCGCGGCAAGCACCACACCTCGGTGGTCGATGTCGACAAGAAGGCGGAACACCCGGTCTTCGACTTCTGGGAGCCGCTTTACAGCCGCGGCCGCGACGATCTGATCCTCGATCCGGACGAGTTCTATATCCTCGTCTCGCGGGAGGCCGTCCATGTTCCGCCGCTCTACGCGGCCGAAATGACGCCCTTCGATCCTCTGGTCGGCGAGTTCCGCGTTCACTATGCCGGCTTCTTCGATCCTGGCTTCGGGCACGCGTCGGCCGGCGGCAGCGGCAGTCGGGCGGTGCTGGAGGTGCGCAGCCACGAAGTGCCGTTCATTCTGGAGCACGGGCAGATCGTCGGCCGCCTCGTCTACGAGCACATGATGGAGCGGCCGGAAGGTCTCTATGGCCTCGACCTCGGCTCGAACTATCAGGCGCAAGGCCTGAAGCTTTCCAAGCATTTTCGCGCCGAGTGA
- a CDS encoding transporter substrate-binding domain-containing protein, with protein sequence MTRALSLRICGILALCAFLIAEPVLAQSRDLPLLFDARERIARPDLTGLARLRFLTTVDFPPFNFIDQSGKLSGFHVDLAREICRELEIEDKCQIQAVTYAELIPALEQGQGEAVAAGIAVRPELRQRFAFSRPFMQLPARFAVNTKAEDLVTSTAALDGKPVGVVSGTTHEAMLKAFFPKVDAKAFPNRDAMLSALRQGSVAAVFSDGMQLSFWVSASAAGGCCALLDGAYFSERFLGEGLTIMNRKAEPALTQAIDHALLALSRSGRLEEIYLRYFPNGIY encoded by the coding sequence ATGACGCGTGCCCTGAGTCTACGAATTTGCGGAATCCTCGCGCTCTGCGCCTTCCTCATCGCCGAACCGGTGCTCGCGCAATCGCGGGATCTGCCCCTCCTCTTCGACGCCCGCGAACGCATCGCCCGACCGGACCTGACCGGACTCGCGCGGCTTCGTTTTCTGACGACAGTCGATTTCCCGCCGTTCAATTTCATCGACCAATCGGGCAAGCTTTCCGGCTTCCATGTCGATCTCGCCCGCGAAATCTGCCGCGAGCTCGAGATCGAGGACAAATGCCAGATTCAGGCGGTGACCTATGCGGAACTCATCCCGGCGTTGGAACAAGGCCAGGGGGAGGCCGTCGCCGCGGGCATCGCAGTTCGCCCGGAGCTGCGCCAGCGCTTCGCCTTCTCCAGGCCCTTCATGCAGTTGCCGGCTCGTTTTGCGGTCAACACCAAGGCCGAAGATCTCGTGACAAGCACGGCCGCGCTTGACGGCAAGCCCGTCGGCGTCGTTTCCGGCACGACGCACGAGGCCATGCTGAAGGCCTTCTTTCCGAAGGTCGATGCCAAGGCCTTTCCGAACCGGGATGCAATGCTCTCCGCACTGCGGCAGGGTTCGGTTGCGGCCGTCTTCTCCGACGGCATGCAGCTCTCCTTCTGGGTTTCGGCCAGCGCCGCCGGAGGATGCTGCGCTCTGCTCGATGGCGCCTATTTCTCTGAGCGCTTTCTCGGCGAAGGCTTGACGATCATGAACCGCAAGGCCGAGCCGGCATTGACCCAGGCGATCGATCACGCCTTGCTGGCGCTGTCGCGCAGCGGCAGGCTCGAGGAGATTTATCTGCGCTATTTCCCGAACGGTATCTACTGA
- a CDS encoding IS630 family transposase (programmed frameshift), whose product MTRPLSNDLRERVVGAISAGESCRSVAARFGIAVSSAVKWSQRYRSNGSVAPGKMGGHRKHVLEPHRAFIAERINQTPHLSLHRLKEELAARGVKVSHDTVWRFLRREGLRFKKTLFALEQARADIARRRQRWRSWQSGLDPRRLVFIDETWIKTNMAPLYGWGPRGKRLRGFAPHGHWRTLTFVGALRHDRLAAPCVFDGPINGRCFRAYVEQQLVPVLEPGDIVIMDNLGSHKSAAIRQMIRAAGARLWYLPPYSPDLNPIEQAFAKIKHWMRAAQKRTVEETWKYLGSLVPSLQPDECSNYFANAGYASVKT is encoded by the exons ATGACGCGACCTCTTTCGAACGATCTTCGTGAACGTGTTGTTGGCGCCATTTCGGCGGGGGAAAGCTGCCGATCGGTGGCGGCTCGTTTCGGCATTGCCGTATCGTCGGCGGTGAAGTGGTCTCAGCGCTATCGTTCGAACGGGTCCGTGGCGCCCGGCAAGATGGGCGGCCACCGCAAGCATGTGCTGGAGCCGCACCGTGCGTTCATCGCGGAGCGGATCAACCAGACGCCGCATTTGTCGCTGCACAGGCTGAAGGAAGAGCTGGCGGCGCGTGGGGTGAAGGTGTCGCACGATACGGTCTGGCGGTTCCTGCGCCGCGAGGGGTTGCGGTTT AAAAAAACGCTGTTCGCCCTTGAGCAGGCCCGTGCCGATATTGCCCGCCGGCGGCAACGCTGGCGCTCCTGGCAGTCCGGTCTCGATCCGAGACGGCTGGTGTTCATTGACGAAACCTGGATCAAGACCAACATGGCGCCGCTCTATGGCTGGGGGCCACGAGGCAAGCGCCTGCGCGGCTTTGCCCCGCACGGCCACTGGCGCACGCTGACCTTTGTCGGCGCTTTGCGCCACGACCGGCTGGCAGCGCCTTGCGTCTTCGACGGACCGATCAACGGTCGGTGTTTCCGCGCCTATGTCGAACAACAGCTCGTGCCCGTGCTCGAACCCGGCGACATCGTCATCATGGACAATCTCGGCTCGCACAAGTCGGCGGCCATCCGGCAGATGATCCGAGCCGCCGGCGCGCGGCTCTGGTATCTCCCGCCATACTCGCCCGATCTCAATCCGATCGAGCAGGCCTTCGCCAAAATCAAACACTGGATGCGGGCGGCTCAGAAGCGAACCGTCGAGGAGACATGGAAATACCTCGGCAGCCTTGTCCCCTCACTCCAGCCCGACGAATGCAGCAACTACTTCGCCAACGCCGGATATGCTTCTGTCAAAACCTGA
- a CDS encoding sterol desaturase family protein, which translates to MLFYGVAEPLWRLIAFGAAFALLALLELSHPRLERPELVKALKARRWATNLSILLLSSLFLRIVFPAAATGVALWAGIHGYGALPALGFPPLLSGLIAFVVLDFAVWLEHVASHKLPILWRIHRVHHTDPGVDLTTALRFHPLEILLSMVWKAAIIVTLGAPALSVLLFEIVLNAGAMFNHANLRLPSKAEKRLRRLIVTPDMHRIHHSVERNETDSNYGFNLSIWDRLFATYVAQPANGDDAIETGLRAYGRDKPTRLVWSLMLPFRRG; encoded by the coding sequence ATGCTGTTTTACGGTGTTGCGGAACCGCTCTGGCGCCTCATCGCCTTTGGCGCTGCCTTTGCCCTCCTCGCGCTACTCGAACTCTCTCATCCGCGTCTGGAACGACCGGAGCTCGTGAAAGCCTTGAAGGCGCGTCGTTGGGCGACGAACCTTTCGATCCTCCTTCTCTCCTCGCTGTTCCTGCGCATCGTCTTTCCGGCCGCCGCCACAGGCGTCGCGCTCTGGGCCGGCATACACGGATATGGGGCGCTGCCCGCACTCGGCTTCCCACCGCTTCTCTCCGGCCTCATCGCATTCGTCGTCTTGGATTTCGCCGTCTGGCTGGAACATGTCGCGTCCCATAAGCTGCCGATCCTCTGGCGCATCCACCGCGTCCACCATACCGACCCCGGCGTCGACCTGACGACCGCGCTCCGCTTCCATCCGCTGGAAATTCTTCTGTCGATGGTGTGGAAGGCGGCGATCATTGTCACGCTTGGCGCTCCAGCCCTATCCGTCCTGCTTTTCGAAATCGTTCTCAACGCCGGCGCCATGTTCAACCACGCCAATCTGCGACTGCCGTCCAAGGCCGAGAAGAGGCTGCGGCGTCTCATCGTCACGCCGGACATGCATCGCATCCATCACTCCGTCGAGAGAAACGAGACGGATTCCAACTACGGGTTCAATCTTTCCATCTGGGACCGGCTGTTCGCGACCTATGTGGCACAGCCGGCAAATGGCGACGATGCGATCGAAACGGGCCTCCGGGCTTATGGGCGCGACAAGCCGACCAGGCTCGTCTGGTCGCTGATGCTGCCCTTCCGGCGCGGCTAG
- a CDS encoding tellurite resistance TerB family protein, whose amino-acid sequence MPTSLSQHEAFIYVMVMMSAVDRHMADDEFAGIGRLVQFLPAFDGFDEDRLIDIGRECSAQLAAPEGLDVVLEMIREALPQRLYDTAYALAVEIAAADQRIRNEEIRLLQLLRDRLALDKLTCAAIERGAIARFRK is encoded by the coding sequence ATGCCCACGAGCCTCAGCCAACACGAAGCGTTCATCTATGTCATGGTGATGATGTCCGCTGTCGATCGACACATGGCCGACGACGAGTTTGCCGGCATCGGCAGACTCGTCCAGTTTCTGCCCGCCTTCGACGGTTTTGACGAGGATCGGCTGATCGACATTGGGCGCGAGTGTTCGGCCCAGCTTGCCGCGCCGGAGGGCCTCGACGTCGTTCTCGAAATGATCCGCGAAGCCTTGCCGCAACGGCTTTATGACACGGCCTATGCACTCGCCGTGGAGATTGCGGCCGCCGATCAGCGTATTCGCAATGAGGAAATCCGGCTCCTGCAATTGCTGCGCGACCGGCTGGCGCTCGACAAACTGACCTGCGCGGCCATCGAACGCGGCGCGATCGCCCGCTTCCGGAAGTAG
- a CDS encoding thermonuclease family protein: MRQQSFTIAGGFFALLLYAGILWGGVAVIRDQEGAGPDFPLETPDAAAVESPNPPAEVPAAPPPQTISKSQAVHEQKAGAGKVDRLPARTIEPQLFAVPQDGIAQPLERIAPRPPLSEPKEKPAATTIVYQRPVALAAGLIRSGETTVQLKDIGPENAEKTCERNGRSWPCGMVARTAFRNFLRARALVCDQPEESSKKTVTTACKVGNENPAEWLVSNGWATPLPGSPLEAKAEAARSAKLGFYGDDPRDLSRAPLVIDEPPVATVPDDAAPDL, translated from the coding sequence ATGCGGCAACAATCGTTCACAATCGCTGGCGGGTTTTTCGCCCTCCTGCTTTATGCAGGCATCCTCTGGGGCGGTGTCGCCGTGATCCGCGATCAGGAAGGTGCCGGACCGGATTTCCCCCTCGAAACGCCGGATGCAGCAGCGGTCGAATCCCCGAACCCGCCGGCAGAGGTGCCTGCCGCCCCACCGCCGCAGACAATATCCAAGTCGCAAGCAGTACACGAGCAGAAGGCGGGTGCTGGAAAGGTCGACCGCCTGCCGGCACGGACAATCGAACCGCAGCTTTTCGCCGTGCCACAGGACGGCATTGCGCAGCCGCTCGAGCGCATTGCACCGCGGCCACCGCTCTCCGAACCGAAGGAAAAGCCGGCAGCGACCACGATTGTCTACCAGCGTCCGGTCGCGCTCGCTGCCGGATTGATCCGCTCGGGCGAGACGACCGTCCAGCTCAAGGATATCGGACCGGAAAACGCCGAGAAGACCTGCGAGCGCAACGGCCGCAGTTGGCCCTGCGGCATGGTCGCGCGCACCGCCTTTCGAAACTTCCTGAGGGCGCGCGCGCTCGTCTGCGATCAGCCCGAAGAGAGTTCCAAGAAAACCGTCACGACGGCCTGCAAGGTCGGAAACGAAAACCCGGCGGAATGGCTGGTCAGTAACGGTTGGGCGACACCGCTGCCTGGCAGCCCGCTTGAGGCCAAGGCGGAAGCTGCCCGAAGCGCCAAGCTCGGCTTCTATGGCGATGACCCGCGCGATCTGAGCCGTGCGCCGCTCGTCATCGACGAACCGCCGGTGGCGACAGTACCGGACGACGCGGCACCGGACTTGTAA
- a CDS encoding S24 family peptidase: MLSHDSIWRAIDALAERHRLSPSGLARRAGLDPTSFNKSKRQSADGRDRWPSTESISKILEATGSSLDQFMTLMGPAAEKSVPAGQREQSADIPLIGFAQAGAGGFFDDGGFPAGQGWDVVDFPAALERRSGVYALEIQGDSMLPLYRDGDILIVDPTAQVRRGDRVVVKTREGEVMAKVLSRQTPRGIELLSLNPDHPNRNFEMPEVEWIARIIWASQ, encoded by the coding sequence ATGCTTTCACACGACAGCATCTGGCGCGCCATCGACGCGCTGGCCGAGCGCCATCGGCTGTCGCCGTCCGGGCTGGCGCGTCGTGCTGGCCTCGATCCCACATCCTTCAACAAGTCGAAGCGCCAATCCGCCGATGGTCGCGATCGCTGGCCCTCGACGGAATCGATTTCAAAAATCCTCGAGGCGACCGGTTCGTCCCTCGACCAGTTCATGACCCTGATGGGCCCCGCAGCGGAAAAGAGCGTGCCGGCGGGCCAGCGGGAGCAATCGGCTGACATCCCGCTCATTGGCTTCGCCCAGGCCGGCGCCGGCGGCTTCTTCGATGACGGCGGCTTTCCGGCCGGTCAAGGCTGGGATGTGGTCGACTTTCCGGCAGCGCTCGAGCGCCGTTCCGGCGTGTACGCCCTGGAGATCCAGGGCGACAGCATGCTGCCGCTTTATCGCGACGGCGATATTCTGATTGTCGATCCAACGGCACAGGTGCGGCGTGGCGACCGTGTCGTGGTCAAGACCCGCGAGGGCGAGGTGATGGCGAAGGTGTTGTCCCGGCAAACGCCACGCGGCATCGAGCTCCTGTCGCTCAACCCGGATCACCCGAACCGCAATTTCGAAATGCCAGAGGTGGAGTGGATCGCCCGGATCATCTGGGCCAGCCAGTAG
- a CDS encoding winged helix-turn-helix transcriptional regulator: MTDDHRSGCPINLSLEVFGDKWSLLIVRDMIFGGKRHFRELLRSQEGISSNILADRLKTLVEMGMLTKRDDPSHKQKAIYSLTEKTIALVPIMAHLGAWGRRYLPVTEELSIRAQLMEEGGPELWDRFMDELRVEHLGATPAASDGPTVRQTLQAAYEQVMARKAKAREPA; the protein is encoded by the coding sequence ATGACAGACGACCATCGCTCCGGTTGCCCGATCAATCTTTCGCTCGAAGTCTTCGGCGACAAATGGAGCCTGCTGATCGTCCGGGACATGATTTTTGGCGGCAAACGGCATTTCCGCGAACTCCTGCGCTCGCAGGAAGGCATCTCCTCCAACATTCTCGCCGATCGGCTGAAGACACTGGTGGAAATGGGCATGCTGACGAAGAGAGATGACCCCAGCCACAAGCAGAAGGCGATTTACAGCCTCACCGAGAAGACGATCGCATTGGTGCCGATCATGGCGCATCTCGGGGCCTGGGGCCGCCGCTATCTGCCGGTCACTGAAGAGCTGAGCATCCGTGCGCAACTGATGGAGGAAGGCGGGCCGGAACTGTGGGACCGGTTCATGGACGAACTCAGGGTCGAACATCTTGGCGCAACGCCTGCGGCTTCGGATGGACCCACGGTGCGTCAGACGCTGCAGGCGGCCTATGAGCAGGTCATGGCAAGGAAGGCGAAGGCGCGCGAGCCCGCCTGA